The genome window ATTGATCCCAAGTTGCGAAGTTTCTCCTCTTGATACATGGAAAATAATTGCGCTGATCATCAACAGGATAATGCCGTAGCAGGTGTAAATGGTCAGGGCTGGCCATAGGCGTAGTAACCGCGGTAAGATGATGCCGATTCCTGCCAGCGTGTCCGCGATTCCTGCAACTCCTACAAGCATTGGGTTGTCTGCTGTCCAGGGCCACATGTTCGAGAGTTGCTCAGCGGGTGTAAAAAGTTTGACATACCCAGCCCATAAGAAAGTTGCGGCTAAAAGGGCCTGCAACGACCATAGCAATGTGTTAAGGCTCCTGACTTTAAGTTGATTTTTTTCCATTTTGTTTTGCTGTAAATCCAAAAGCAAAACTATTTACCTTTACTTTCCATTTGACAGCGCTTCCTGTTTGGATAGCACTATCCAAACAGGAAGTAACGGGAAGTAAACATAATCACAGGATGTTAACCAATGGCCGCTGCCCCAAAACGGCACTCTCAATCAAGGATGCTCTGGAAGCCCTCGAAGGACGATGGAAATTACTTATCCTTTTCTCACTATCCGGCGGAAGCAAGCGTTTCAAGCAGATCTCGCGGGAAGTGCCGGGCATTACAGATAAGACATTATCCAAAGAGCTGAAAAACCTGGAAAGCAATAAGCTGATCACCAGAAACGTCTACGACACATTCCCGCCTACTGTTGAATATACCATCACAGATCACGGCAGATCGCTTGAAAATGTATTGGAAGGTTTGCATTACTGGGGCTTAAAGCACCGCGCTATGGTGATAGAAGAATAAGCTGCCGCCATACAAAGTTATTGTACAAAGCAACGTTTTAATTCTCATAATGGGTCTAAGGAATACAGAGCAAAACAAACTGCCTGATGCACCTTACTACTCCCGCTATTTCTATGGTATCAGGCCGACGGTCCAGTCTACGGAATACTTATAAAATTGTTTGTGTCCTATGGTTATTGATCATTGCGACCACTTTCCCCAAATACCTGGAAATCCTCACAGATCCTGCTCCTTCGACTACATATGCCTATTATTTTGAGAAAATAAAGCATCCTTTTTCTGTGATAAAATCGGTAAATGAGAAGGACCATGCTTCAAAATTAGCGTTCAGGCTCACGGTGCCGCTCCTGGCGAAAGGTTTTGGCATTGCCGCCGATGGAACTGGCAAAGACATAGTCTGGCTTTACATTTTTCAATCCCTGCTGCTTTATCCGTTTCTCGTTATGTTAGCCGAGCTTGTATTCCGGTTTACCGATGAATTGCAGGGATGGATCTTCGTTTTTGCATGCTCATTTACTTACCTCTGCAAAGCCTTTTTCTGGGACTATGACTTTTGGTTTGATGGCTATGCCTATTTTTTCATGCTGGCGGGCCTTTATTGCCGCAATCCGTATTTGGTTTTTGTGATGTTGAATCTGGCTTGCTGGACAGATGAGCGGGCTGTGATAGCATTACCTGGCATACTCTTGTTCCACCTGCTGCAAGAAGCCGGATTTGAAATACCGAACAAACTGGGTGATCTTTTCAAGCATATCCGCAGCCTCAGGCCTATTGCAACATTAGCTGCCGGAATCGTCTATATTGTAATTCGCCTTTTCGTTTCAGGCTATTTAAGTCTGAGCACTCCATATGGACAGGAAGCCGGTGTTAGTCTGGTTTTAATACCCTATCAATTGGCGCACAGATTAATCGGAGTGTTCCTGACATTTGAAGGCCTTTGGATAATGGTTTGCTTTACAATTTATTTTTTAATTAAAGCAAAAAAAACAATTGCTTTCGTCATTATCTTTTTACTATTATCCCAAATAATCGTGGCTTATAGCGTGTTCGATATCACAAGAAGCCTGACTTATTCATTTCCATTAATAATTGTATGCTTCGTAATATTTACTAAATACAATTTTGGTGAAAACATAAATAGTTTAACCATCGCGAGCGCATTATGCCTGTTTACACCAACCCAATTTTTAATTTTTTTCCCAAGACAAATCCCAATGACCGTTTTTTCCTGTCATGAATTGCTTACAATCCTGAGAAGCACTTTATAACAATTGATTTCGGAAGTGATCCGTCGATCAATGGGATCAGGCTGGGATATGGTTCGTTATCAGAGAAAAATTTGAAAGAAGGGATCGCGCTTTTGTAGGTTTATTTTTAGTGGGGCTTTGTCTCCTAAATCAAATAATCAGTATGTCGATTAAGATCAGGAACCAGTTCATATTTTCTATATAATGATTAATATGATGCTAAGCTTCAACTTAAATACTTACCGTCAGCGTCAAATTTCTTGCGAAGATTGTACTCGGTAATTGGGATAACGGAAATGGACATAATGGCAAGCAAGAAACTGCACACATAAAATGAAGTCATGCCGCCAACCAAAAAATAAGAGCTAACAGTGAGCATACAAAAAATGATCGATACCCAAACCTGAATCCTCGCACTGAAGCGATTCGCCTCCCGCCATGTCTCTTCATTTTTCATGGATAAGGGCGTGCGGTATCCAACAAAGGAATTGATCTTGCCAGGTTTAACAAGCCGCACCAACATTACCACAACCACACTGCATAACATAAATCCGATATGGCCTAATAATATTATGTTCATAGTTAACTCAGATATTGATTAAGAATGCGACAATGCTGAACGACTACATGCGCAGTTCTTTTATTTCCTATATGGATTTAATTTCTATAAAATGAAGGAATCCGTGATAGCTATTCATAACCCTTAATCTGTGCTAAACCCCTGACCGAAAGCCAATACAGCCCTATGCAAAATGGCACCAGAATAAATATGCTGCTGCTGACGAATTTAACCATCATGCTGGCTGATATAGCCACTATCCAAATGCTGAGTAAGTATTTTGCTCAAGGAAGCTTGTTCATGATTAACGCTGTTTAAATGCTCGGTTATTTCTGAAAATAGTAAAAAGATGAGTAAATGCCAAAAAAGTGGTTGCTTTTTTGTGTCAGGAGCTTCAAAGATTTTGATTCACATATTTGTATATTGATGAGTCATTAATGAACTATTACGATGTTAGAAGCAAAGAAAAAAACTTACAAATCTGAAATAGGCCCTGAGCTATCCATTTCAATTTCAGGCGTGCTCATGATTGTCAGCATCTTACTTATTACAAAAGGAGGCTGGGCCGGTTTGGCAATTGCTGCATTGCTAGCAGTGTTTTTTTTGCATTTGTTTTCAACTACCTATTACCAGATTCTCGACGATCAGCTCAGGATTAAATCCGGGTTTTTGATGGACAGGAGGATACCCATTAAATCGATCACGAAAATCGTGGAAACCCGCAACCCGTTAAGTTCTCCTGCACTGTCGTTAAACAGATTAGAGTTGAAGTATAATCGATATGACAGCATAATGGTCTCTCCCAAAGACCGGACTCACTTCATTGCTGACCTTTTGGAAATCTCTGAACACATTGAAGTTCCGTCTTCTTACATTTTGAAGCACTGAACTTTAATGTCCGAAGCTCAATAACCTGCAATGTGTTGCCGTTGCCTGATCAAAAAGAAATAAGCGCGTCGGTAGTATCCTCGCCTGAACCATTTCTTTTTTCGCATTCGATGTGCTTCGATGCAGTACGCCACAAATCCGTCGCGTAACATACATTGCAATGCCTGTAAGATATCCGGGGACTTCCCGTGAGATTTATATAAATTGCTTTTTTTAACAAAACAACCTTTCCACATGACACATACTACCGCCAATCCAAAGATCCACGAAGGCCGTAACTTAAAGCGTTTCAGGGAAATGCTTGCTGTAAAACAAGAGGCGTTGGCCATCGAGCTTGGCGAGGACTGGAACCAGCAGAAAGTTTCCCTCCTCGAACAGAAGGAACAGATCGATTCAGATATTTTGGAACAGGTCGCAGCAATTTTGAAGATTCCAGCGGAAGCAATCCGCAATTTTGATGAACAGCAGGCTGTGAATATTATTTCAAATACATTTCAAGATAGCTCATTTGTGAATGTCGGAAATACGCCAACATTCAATATCAATCCAATTGAAGAAATCAGAAAGCTTCATGTCGAGAAAATGGAGCTTTATGAACGGATGTTAAAGGAAAAGGATGAAATGATGGGACGGTTGGAGCGGTTGATTGGGAACAGTTAATAGGAAATTGGCGTGCTATCAAAATGCAAAAAACCTAACTTACTAACTCACCCCACCTTAATCTCAATCAGCTCAACCTTCCGCCATGACCGCCACGAAACAGTTAGGAGAAGCGCCTATCAGGACGCTTTTTTTTCAAAATTATGGTCCTGCTATCATCAGTTTGCTGTCGTCTATCATTCATCAGGTCATTAATGGGATTATACTCGGACAACAAGTAGGAAAGGATGGCCTGGCGGCTGTTGGGTTGTACGGCCCGGTAAAAATTGTTCTGGTAGCACTGAGCTTGCCTATTATGATTGGCGGCGGCGTGCTGATCGGCAAGAGTATCGGAGCGGGAGACTTTAAGCAGGCTCAACAGGTTTTTCAATTTGCTACGACGATTGTTATTTTACTTGGCACTTGTGTATCCATCACTGCACCGTTTACAGCAGTCCCTCTTGCCCAGTTCCTGGCTGGGGCGGCTAATGTTACATTGGCGGAGAACACGGCGGACTATGCTTTCTGGCAGTTGGTGGGGCTGCCGTTTTTCTTTCTGGGAATGATATGGGGAAACTTTGTGCGTGCGAACAACGCGCCGAAAGTCTCGCGAAATGCTTCCATTTTGGCTGCCGGCGTTAATGTTGTTCTGGATCTGATACTGATTGTGGCTTGCGGAATGGGGGTTAAAGGCGCATCCATTGCCACAGCAGTGGCATTGGCCACTGGCGCAGCCTACCTTTTTGTATACATTAAAAAAGGGAATACGCACCTGAGTTTTTCAACATTTCGGTTCACATTGAAACTTCCGCAGTGGAAAGACTATTTTAAAATAGGACTTCCTTCATTTGCGTCCGAAATCGCATTTTCGTCGGGTTTGCTGTTGATTAACCAGTCGCTGATCGGTTTCGGAGCCACGGCAGTGGCTGCATTTGGTTTGGTGAACTATCTCAGTTTCCTGCTCATCCGACCTTTTACCGCTGCAATGATCGCCGCACTTCCCATTATGTCATTCAATATAGGTGCAAAACAACCGCAGCGCGTGTTAGAGACTTTGCGTTTCGCGCTGGGTTTTACACTGTTGCTGGGGATTGTGGTGACCGCAATCGGCTTTTTTGTATCGGATCAGCTGATAATGTTATTTTCGGGAGCTGAGAACATGGCTTACCGGAAAATTGCAAGCCAGGCGATGGGATTATATTTTTTGCTTTTTTTAGCGGCAGGGCCGAATTACCTGCTTGCAGCCTTTTTTCAAAGCACTGGCAAAACAGTCATATCCCTGGTTATTAATTTATTAAAAGGATTTTTACTCATTGCGCCAGCGCTTATGATCCTTCCTGAATATCTTGGCCTGCCGGGCATTTGGCTATCCAGATCTTTGGCCGAAATACTGACTTTAATCATCGTCGCAGCGTACACATTTTACTATAAGGATCGGTATTTTGCCGTCAATGCAATTGTGCCGAATACTTAATCGATACGCTTAGCCTTATGCATGGCCGATAACAGGAAAGTATAGTTTGAACGACGCGCCGTGTCCCCGGCTGCTCGTCGCCATGATCGCCCCGCCATGGTTCTCCGTTACTTTTGCACAAATAGCTAAACCTATACCCGTTCCGGCAAATTCGTTTTTACCATGCAACCGTTGGAAAACC of Dyadobacter chenhuakuii contains these proteins:
- a CDS encoding winged helix-turn-helix transcriptional regulator, with the protein product MLTNGRCPKTALSIKDALEALEGRWKLLILFSLSGGSKRFKQISREVPGITDKTLSKELKNLESNKLITRNVYDTFPPTVEYTITDHGRSLENVLEGLHYWGLKHRAMVIEE
- a CDS encoding helix-turn-helix domain-containing protein, with product MTHTTANPKIHEGRNLKRFREMLAVKQEALAIELGEDWNQQKVSLLEQKEQIDSDILEQVAAILKIPAEAIRNFDEQQAVNIISNTFQDSSFVNVGNTPTFNINPIEEIRKLHVEKMELYERMLKEKDEMMGRLERLIGNS
- a CDS encoding PH domain-containing protein, translating into MLEAKKKTYKSEIGPELSISISGVLMIVSILLITKGGWAGLAIAALLAVFFLHLFSTTYYQILDDQLRIKSGFLMDRRIPIKSITKIVETRNPLSSPALSLNRLELKYNRYDSIMVSPKDRTHFIADLLEISEHIEVPSSYILKH
- a CDS encoding DoxX family protein — translated: MEKNQLKVRSLNTLLWSLQALLAATFLWAGYVKLFTPAEQLSNMWPWTADNPMLVGVAGIADTLAGIGIILPRLLRLWPALTIYTCYGIILLMISAIIFHVSRGETSQLGINFVVMLVAAGVLFLWKYKISAIASR
- a CDS encoding MATE family efflux transporter translates to MTATKQLGEAPIRTLFFQNYGPAIISLLSSIIHQVINGIILGQQVGKDGLAAVGLYGPVKIVLVALSLPIMIGGGVLIGKSIGAGDFKQAQQVFQFATTIVILLGTCVSITAPFTAVPLAQFLAGAANVTLAENTADYAFWQLVGLPFFFLGMIWGNFVRANNAPKVSRNASILAAGVNVVLDLILIVACGMGVKGASIATAVALATGAAYLFVYIKKGNTHLSFSTFRFTLKLPQWKDYFKIGLPSFASEIAFSSGLLLINQSLIGFGATAVAAFGLVNYLSFLLIRPFTAAMIAALPIMSFNIGAKQPQRVLETLRFALGFTLLLGIVVTAIGFFVSDQLIMLFSGAENMAYRKIASQAMGLYFLLFLAAGPNYLLAAFFQSTGKTVISLVINLLKGFLLIAPALMILPEYLGLPGIWLSRSLAEILTLIIVAAYTFYYKDRYFAVNAIVPNT
- a CDS encoding SdpI family protein; translation: MNIILLGHIGFMLCSVVVVMLVRLVKPGKINSFVGYRTPLSMKNEETWREANRFSARIQVWVSIIFCMLTVSSYFLVGGMTSFYVCSFLLAIMSISVIPITEYNLRKKFDADGKYLS